In Fimbriimonadaceae bacterium, the genomic window ACCCTTCGCATGCAATGCCCAGCAGGGCAGCCTGCAACAACGCGTTTTGTTCGGCATGAAGCGCTCGTATGCAGTGCCCAGCACGCATGCATCCGACCGGCCAGTCGTGCTCAGGTCCCTCCACGGGACAATGCGGCAATCCCCGAGGGGCGCCGTTGTAACCGGTGCATAAGATCCGGCGGTCTTTTACGATCACCGCGCCGACCTGACGGCGGGGGCAGGTCGCTCGGGTTGCGACCAAATGGGCGATCTGCACAAAATAATCCTCCCAACTGGGCCGCTCGCGCATCGGAAGTTCGATTATGGCTTTTCCGATGGCGTCGAAGGGTTGCGGATCACGAGTTGTGGCTCGCTAAGGTCGACATTCCCGAGCGTGTCTAATGGCTTGCCTTCGACCAGGAACCTCGCGGAGACGATGTCGTGAAACTGGCCAAGCACGGTCAGAATCCCATTAAGGATGGTCTGTTCGTCTTCGGTGCCATAGGTGGTCCGAAAGGCCGCGTTGAAGTCGAGATCGGCAATGCCATCGTTGACCTTTGCTGAGACAAGGCTCGCCCCCTCTGGGGTTACGGTCGACTCCTTCAAGTACTCGTTAACCGAATACACGATGGGATCGTGGCCCTCGGGAACTTCGACCGACCGCTTCGTGAACTTCAAATTCCCTTGCTCGTAATGCGGCTTATAGGCATCGACCGTATCGGAACGACTGCTTGCTGCAGGGTCCCGGGACAGGTCAACCGGGACTCGGTCGGCGGGAACACCCTTCACATAGGCCACGAGGGCGCCAAGGCCAAGGGCGCCGATCAAGACCAGCATCCACGGAGTGAGATCTGACTTTCTCTGAGTCGCTTTACTTGCCATCGCCTAAAAACACCTTGATTCCTTTAACCGTGGATGCGGCCACTTTTGCTCCGAACTCATCAGACGCCATCTTCGAACGGTCTGAACTGTGATTGATAAACCCTAGCTCCAAGAGAACGGCCGGCATTCGCGCATACCGCAGAACGGCGAAACCTGTTCGATAGATCCGAGTATCGCTCCAGACGCCGATGCCGGGAATGCCCGTGCCCTTGGCGAGCTCTGCCTGGATGCAGGTGGCCAGCAGTCTGGGCACGGCCTGGTTGGCATGGTAGAAGGAAATCGATCCGCTCCTGCTATTGGCAAGCTTGTTGGAATTGATGTGCACACTGACAAAGAGGTCCGCGTTGGCGCGGTTCGCAATCGCAGGTCGCTCCTTGAGCGGGATCAGGGTGTCATCGGTCCGTGTCAGGATGACGCTGGCACCGGCTGAGGTAAGGGCCTTTGCAAGGGCCTTTGCGATCTTGAGCGTCAGGTCCTTCTCCCTGACCTTGGAGTGAGCAGCTCCCGTATCCGTCCCTCCATGACCGGCATCGACCACAATCAGGCGCCCCTTGAGCGAACCACCCGCCAGTCTAGGGCGTTCGAGCCGTAAGGTCACAATGTTGCCGGCGAAGCCCAGTTCATACGCGGCGGGATCACGCAAGCGAATGAGCAGTCGGGTGCTGTCTGCGGACTCCCCGGCGGCTAAAACCTCGATCGAATCGACCAGCGAACCTGCCTCCGCCGACGGCAATGTTAGATCGGGCGCGATGGTCGCGCCGGGAATGGAGACCTCGATCTCGCTAGGAGTCCGATACACCGCGATCGGGCGGACGGCGGGCGACGCGGATAGCGTGATCGATACCCTCGACTCTTCAAAATTCGAATGCTCGATTCGAACGTTGGAGAGCACGGGCAGCGGGTTCGCAAGGACCTCGTCAGGACGGGTCAGGATCGGAAGCGGCACATTGGGATCGCTGGCCGGATCCATTCCAGGTTCGGTGAATTCCGAGGATGCGGCCGAGGGCGTTAACCGAATCCGAGCAAATCTCGTTGGGGGAAAGTCTCCCAACTGCGCGGCGGGCGCAAGCGACCCGTCGATCACGATGCGAACGACATTCCCTTGGTACTGGGAAGCCCGCACCCCGGCGGGAAACCTGAAATCGGCAGGCAAGGAGAGTTTTGCGCCTGTCAGGTCGACGACGATCCGGTCGGGATTGGACAGCCGAAACACCCTGCCCTTTGCGGCAAGAGTGGAGTCGATCGCGAGCTCGCTGTCCTGGATTACGAGCGACCGCACCTGCCCCAGCACGTTGAGAACTCCGGTCTCCGACCACTCGGCATGGGCTCCAAGTTGCACCCAGGCTTCCGATAAATCCACCATCGGACGCCCGTTCGACTGCGTAACCGAAAGCCTCAGTTCGCGTCCTTCCGCCATGATCCGGACTTGGTCTCCGTCGTATTCGGAGGTCCATCCTAGCTTCTTCAACACGGGTATGGCCGCCAGCAGGCCATCGCCGCGACGCTCAAGGTCACGTGTCACCACAACCGAATGGGAATAGGCCAACTCCGGCGGGTCATCCGCCGTAGCCGATACTGCCGTCGCCATCCATGGAACCAGACAGATGAGGATTCGCCTCATAAGGCTCACCGGAAACTATACTTGCTTTTGGCGCAAATCTACACCAATGCCTGGAAAAAGGCTTTGGCGGTACCCTCCTGGATTAAGCCAGGGCGGTTAGCTCAGTTGGTAGAGCGCCTCGCTTACAACGAGGATGTCGGGGGTTCGAGTCCCTCACCGCCCACCAAAGCGGGTTCATAAGTGATGCTGGGTGGGGTGTGATGCCGGTTTCGGTATTTAGGACGAGCACGCTGATTGACGCACCCCTCGAAGTTGTATTTGATTTCTTCAGCCGGGCCGAGAATTTAGAACGGATCACGCCGCGCTCGCTACGGTTCGAGATTCTCACCTCGCTTCCAATCGAAATGCAGGCGGGAGCGATTATCGAGTACCGAATCCGACTGTTTGGTGTGCCTTTCAAATGGCTCACCGAAATCACGGCGTGGGAGCCAGGGCGCCGGTTCGTGGACGTACAGCGGAAGGGACCATACCGCGTTTGGGAGCACGAACACCGCTTCGAGGCCGAAAAGGGGATGACCCGGATGTTTGATACCGTCCGTTTCGAGCCTAGGGGTTGGGTACTTTCGCCCTTGATCAACGCCCTGTTTGTTCGCGGTCAGGTTCGCCGGATATTCGAACACCGAACCGAGGCTATTCGGCGCGAACTTGAGCATGGCTCGAAGGCGCCCGCATAGCGAATTCGTCGCGGATCGCGCCGAACCCGATTAGCCGAATCAGCGTCTCCACCAAGCATGCTGGCTTGCACAATTGCGCTTATCGCTGGAGCGGTATCACCTATCGACGCCTCGGAGTGGACATTCGAGGTGGCTGGTACAACGCGAGAGGCCACCATTTACTCCAGCCCTGGTAAAGGACCAAAGCCAGTGGTGTTCGCCTTCCATGGGCACGGAGGCAATCGTCGCAACGCGGCACGCACGTTCCAGATCCATCAGCTCTGGCCCGAGGCTATCACCGTCTATATGCAGGGAATCCCGATTGCCGGACGAACCGACCCACAGGGCGTTCGCAACGGATGGCAGAAGAACCCGGGCGAAGTTGGCGACCGAGACCTGAAGTTCTTCGATCAGGTCTTTGAGCGGGTCATGCGCGAGGCTGGCGGCGACCCCAACCGGGTCTTCGCCTGCGGCCACTCGAATGGCGGTCGGTTTACTTACCTGCTCTGGTCGGAGCGGGGATCCAAGTTTGCGGCATTCGGTCCATCGGCCAGCCCAGGGACTCTGCTGACGCGACGAATGGAGCCGAAGCCGGCGTTCATCATCGCCGGGGAAAAAGACCAGCTCGTTTCGTTCGCCTCACAAGAGGCAACTATCAACGCGATCAAGAGGATGAACGGCGTCAGCGGCGGTCCGATTGAGCAGAACGGTTACCTATCGCTGTTCAAAGGCAAAAAGGGGGAGTTGCGCACATACATCTATCCCGGCGACCATTCCTATCCTCGCGAAGCGAATCC contains:
- the tadA gene encoding tRNA-specific adenosine deaminase — encoded protein: MRERPSWEDYFVQIAHLVATRATCPRRQVGAVIVKDRRILCTGYNGAPRGLPHCPVEGPEHDWPVGCMRAGHCIRALHAEQNALLQAALLGIACEGSTMYVTCQPCNTCAKMIVNAGIKRVIYEGDYPDDFTLEIFRDAEMDVHRYRQGVLEAVELSTR